One genomic segment of Oncorhynchus nerka isolate Pitt River linkage group LG16, Oner_Uvic_2.0, whole genome shotgun sequence includes these proteins:
- the LOC115117688 gene encoding G-protein coupled receptor family C group 5 member C-like isoform X1, with the protein MDHTLQRLHLLVPTIITLWSFPVSMAASVTPSGCGSNVGSLYYSLCDLSAVWGIVLEALAAAGVLVSIVLFIVLLASLPFITEKNRMCSVGLHACFLISTLGLFCLTFSFIVGKDFATCASRRFLFGVLFAGCFACLLMQCVKLNLLARRGDRGPRASVLCLGALGLWLVEVVINTEWLIITVVRYPLMVLNATGIALGTATDVPCNIANRDFVMALIYVLNLLLAVIVASLPTLCGKYKQWRKEGAFILVTGLLSVFIWVAWITMYVWGNLRTGRPSWDDPTLAIALVSNAWVFLILYTIPEICSLTGEEEGGVPGIGEDLSRGVGYENILREQGAQSMFMENKAFSMDEPNFGPKVVSPYSGYSGQSHHSVYQPTELALISRGMGNQEMPHIPRASTNNSSVAHSGGSILSGRTDKTADTQTQQGHSGNGLQKISQW; encoded by the exons ATGGACCACACACTCCAGAGACTTCATCTCCTAGTCCCGACCATCATCACTCTCTGGTCTTTCCCCGTTTCGATGGCTGCCAGTGTGACCCCAAGTGGGTGTGGCTCCAACGTAGGCTCCCTGTACTACAGCCTGTGTGACCTCAGTGCCGTATGGGGCATCGTGCTGGAAGCGTTGGCGGCGGCCGGCGTGCTGGTCTCCATCGTCCTCTTCATCGTCCTCCTGGCCAGCCTGCCCTTCATCACAGAAAAGAATAGGATGTGCTCCGTGGGCCTCCATGCCTGCTTCCTGATCAGTACCCTGGGCCTCTTCTGCCTCACCTTCTCCTTCATCGTAGGGAAGGACTTCGCCACCTGTGCTTCGCGACGCTTCCTCTTCGGGGTGCTGTTCGCCGGGTGCTTCGCGTGTCTTCTCATGCAGTGTGTGAAGCTGAACCTCCTGGCCCGCAGGGGAGATCGGGGGCCCCGGGCCTCGGTGCTGTGTCTGGGAGCCCTGGGACTCTGGCTGGTGGAGGTGGTCATCAACACGGAGTGGCTGATCATCACTGTGGTTCGATATCCTCTCATGGTACTCAACGCTACAGGGATAGCACTTGGCACAGCCACAGACGTGCCTTGTAACATTGCCAACCGGGACTTTGTCATGGCGCTGATCTACGTATTGAATCTTCTCCTAGCTGTCATAGTGGCTTCCTTACCCACCCTGTGCGGGAAATACAAACAGTGGCGCAAGGAGGGAGCCTTCATCCTCGTCAcgggtctcctctctgtgttcatCTGGGTGGCCTGGATCACCATGTACGTCTGGGGGAACCTGAGGACCGGCAGACCCAGCTGGGATGACCCTACCCTGGCCATCGCCCTCGTCAGCAACGCCTGGGTGTTCCTGATCCTCTACACCATCCCAGAGATATGCTCTCTGAccggggaagaggaggggggcgTGCCAGGGATCGGAGAGGACCTGAGCAGAGGTGTGGGCTATGAGAATATCCTGAGGGAGCAAGGAGCCCAGAGCATGTTTATGGAGAACAAGGCTTTCTCTATGGATGAGCCCAACTTCG GTCCCAAAGTTGTGTCTCCATACAGCGGCTATAGTGGTCAGAGCCACCATTCTGTCTACCAGCCCACTGAGCTGGCTCTCATCAGCAGGGGAATGGGGAAT CAGGAAATGCCTCACATCCCCCGAGCCTCCACCAACAACAGCTCCGTGGCCCACAGCGGGGGCAGTATCCTGTCGGGTCGCACCGACAAGACAGCAGACACGCAGACCCAGCAGGGCCACAGT GGGAATGGACTGCAGAAGATATCCCAGTGGTGA
- the LOC115117688 gene encoding G-protein coupled receptor family C group 5 member C-like isoform X2, with translation MDHTLQRLHLLVPTIITLWSFPVSMAASVTPSGCGSNVGSLYYSLCDLSAVWGIVLEALAAAGVLVSIVLFIVLLASLPFITEKNRMCSVGLHACFLISTLGLFCLTFSFIVGKDFATCASRRFLFGVLFAGCFACLLMQCVKLNLLARRGDRGPRASVLCLGALGLWLVEVVINTEWLIITVVRYPLMVLNATGIALGTATDVPCNIANRDFVMALIYVLNLLLAVIVASLPTLCGKYKQWRKEGAFILVTGLLSVFIWVAWITMYVWGNLRTGRPSWDDPTLAIALVSNAWVFLILYTIPEICSLTGEEEGGVPGIGEDLSRGVGYENILREQGAQSMFMENKAFSMDEPNFGPKVVSPYSGYSGQSHHSVYQPTELALISRGMGNEMPHIPRASTNNSSVAHSGGSILSGRTDKTADTQTQQGHSGNGLQKISQW, from the exons ATGGACCACACACTCCAGAGACTTCATCTCCTAGTCCCGACCATCATCACTCTCTGGTCTTTCCCCGTTTCGATGGCTGCCAGTGTGACCCCAAGTGGGTGTGGCTCCAACGTAGGCTCCCTGTACTACAGCCTGTGTGACCTCAGTGCCGTATGGGGCATCGTGCTGGAAGCGTTGGCGGCGGCCGGCGTGCTGGTCTCCATCGTCCTCTTCATCGTCCTCCTGGCCAGCCTGCCCTTCATCACAGAAAAGAATAGGATGTGCTCCGTGGGCCTCCATGCCTGCTTCCTGATCAGTACCCTGGGCCTCTTCTGCCTCACCTTCTCCTTCATCGTAGGGAAGGACTTCGCCACCTGTGCTTCGCGACGCTTCCTCTTCGGGGTGCTGTTCGCCGGGTGCTTCGCGTGTCTTCTCATGCAGTGTGTGAAGCTGAACCTCCTGGCCCGCAGGGGAGATCGGGGGCCCCGGGCCTCGGTGCTGTGTCTGGGAGCCCTGGGACTCTGGCTGGTGGAGGTGGTCATCAACACGGAGTGGCTGATCATCACTGTGGTTCGATATCCTCTCATGGTACTCAACGCTACAGGGATAGCACTTGGCACAGCCACAGACGTGCCTTGTAACATTGCCAACCGGGACTTTGTCATGGCGCTGATCTACGTATTGAATCTTCTCCTAGCTGTCATAGTGGCTTCCTTACCCACCCTGTGCGGGAAATACAAACAGTGGCGCAAGGAGGGAGCCTTCATCCTCGTCAcgggtctcctctctgtgttcatCTGGGTGGCCTGGATCACCATGTACGTCTGGGGGAACCTGAGGACCGGCAGACCCAGCTGGGATGACCCTACCCTGGCCATCGCCCTCGTCAGCAACGCCTGGGTGTTCCTGATCCTCTACACCATCCCAGAGATATGCTCTCTGAccggggaagaggaggggggcgTGCCAGGGATCGGAGAGGACCTGAGCAGAGGTGTGGGCTATGAGAATATCCTGAGGGAGCAAGGAGCCCAGAGCATGTTTATGGAGAACAAGGCTTTCTCTATGGATGAGCCCAACTTCG GTCCCAAAGTTGTGTCTCCATACAGCGGCTATAGTGGTCAGAGCCACCATTCTGTCTACCAGCCCACTGAGCTGGCTCTCATCAGCAGGGGAATGGGGAAT GAAATGCCTCACATCCCCCGAGCCTCCACCAACAACAGCTCCGTGGCCCACAGCGGGGGCAGTATCCTGTCGGGTCGCACCGACAAGACAGCAGACACGCAGACCCAGCAGGGCCACAGT GGGAATGGACTGCAGAAGATATCCCAGTGGTGA